The following proteins are encoded in a genomic region of Gimesia algae:
- the yidD gene encoding membrane protein insertion efficiency factor YidD, translating into MKQIALQIGRMLYQLPARILIGLVRIYQMTLSHLIGRQCRFHPTCSEYFIQAVKKYGAIRGSCKGILRICRCHPFHPGGYDPP; encoded by the coding sequence ATGAAACAGATCGCCCTGCAAATCGGCCGCATGTTGTATCAGCTTCCCGCCAGGATACTGATCGGCCTGGTTCGTATCTACCAGATGACACTCAGTCATCTGATAGGCAGACAGTGCCGGTTCCATCCGACTTGCAGTGAATACTTCATTCAGGCGGTAAAAAAATATGGCGCAATCAGAGGATCCTGCAAAGGCATCCTGCGGATCTGCCGCTGCCACCCTTTTCACCCTGGCGGTTACGACCCACCCTGA
- the rnpA gene encoding ribonuclease P protein component, which yields MTGSPNDPRRQNSSIKPFGFPSEHRIRSQQDFDAIYAAKQRAGDQNLLLFAIRNDLPQTRLGLSVSKKNGNAIKRARKKRLLREAFRLIRSQLPAGLDLIAIPRADQDGDLKGYQKSLKYLSQKLKRRLEQQSG from the coding sequence ATGACCGGTTCCCCAAACGATCCCCGGCGACAGAACTCTTCCATCAAACCATTTGGATTTCCGAGTGAACACCGTATCCGCAGCCAGCAGGATTTCGATGCGATCTATGCTGCAAAACAGCGAGCTGGCGATCAGAACCTCTTACTGTTTGCGATCCGAAATGATCTCCCGCAAACCAGACTGGGACTGAGTGTCTCAAAAAAGAATGGCAATGCCATTAAACGGGCGCGAAAGAAACGGCTGCTCCGCGAGGCATTTCGCCTGATCCGATCTCAATTGCCCGCGGGACTCGATCTGATTGCCATTCCCCGTGCAGATCAGGATGGTGATCTCAAAGGATACCAGAAGTCCCTCAAATATCTCTCACAGAAGCTGAAACGTCGTCTGGAGCAACAGTCTGGCTGA
- a CDS encoding DnaJ C-terminal domain-containing protein: MSKRDYYDILEVSRSATADEIKKAYRKLSRKYHPDMAPDDKSADQKFKEVQEAYEVLRDEKKRKQYDQFGHSFQQAGPGGGGYYQSAGGAGPNDFEDIFGGGGIDLGDLFGGAFRGGGSRRAQPRPQKGESKRLSLDIPFHLAAVGGEHEISLQKWGVSERLTVKIPAGVDSGSVIRLSGQGNPGINGGPAGDLLLTIKVGAHPYFKRDGSNLLLEVPITLTEAALGAKVDVPTLTEGEVTVTIPPGTSSGSKLRLRGKGIIDQKTRQTGDQICAIKIIAPKTLSDQAKALYEQLKDLQQESPRSKAW, translated from the coding sequence ATGAGCAAACGAGACTATTACGATATTCTAGAGGTTTCCCGCAGCGCGACCGCTGACGAAATTAAGAAAGCGTACCGCAAACTGTCGCGCAAATACCATCCGGATATGGCACCGGATGATAAATCAGCGGACCAGAAATTTAAAGAAGTTCAGGAAGCCTACGAAGTTTTACGCGACGAAAAAAAACGGAAACAATACGACCAGTTCGGTCATTCATTTCAGCAGGCAGGCCCGGGTGGAGGTGGTTATTATCAGTCTGCCGGCGGTGCGGGACCAAATGACTTTGAAGATATCTTCGGCGGTGGCGGCATTGATCTGGGTGATTTATTCGGTGGTGCGTTTCGTGGAGGCGGATCCAGGCGCGCGCAACCCCGTCCACAAAAAGGGGAATCGAAACGCCTCTCCCTCGATATTCCTTTCCATCTGGCAGCCGTTGGGGGAGAACATGAGATCAGCCTGCAGAAATGGGGCGTTTCCGAGCGACTGACTGTGAAAATCCCTGCTGGCGTCGACAGTGGTTCTGTCATTCGTCTGAGTGGTCAGGGAAACCCCGGTATTAATGGCGGGCCGGCTGGGGATTTACTGCTGACGATCAAAGTTGGTGCACACCCGTATTTCAAACGTGACGGGAGCAATCTGTTACTCGAAGTCCCCATTACACTCACCGAGGCAGCACTGGGCGCCAAAGTCGATGTCCCCACTTTGACCGAAGGAGAAGTGACCGTCACGATTCCTCCCGGTACCTCCAGCGGCAGTAAATTACGATTAAGAGGAAAAGGGATCATCGATCAGAAGACCAGACAGACCGGCGATCAGATTTGTGCCATCAAAATAATCGCTCCCAAAACACTCAGCGATCAGGCAAAAGCCCTGTATGAACAACTCAAAGATTTACAACAGGAATCACCCCGATCGAAAGCATGGTGA